From a region of the Salvelinus sp. IW2-2015 unplaced genomic scaffold, ASM291031v2 Un_scaffold2485, whole genome shotgun sequence genome:
- the LOC112074078 gene encoding mucin-6, with amino-acid sequence MSLGFSEVHRPSTVSSVTEPMCVLTTEWAWFWEDEYGKWVQYASIKEMHRLSSITSEDLEKRFQEDQSAVVKFTAGQQSYELSFRDMMQKNKRYGTVRMVRRHPVFVSTADSRTNRTCNSSQNFRDVPGFWDKSAIPDIGYKTVTLLSSDRDYQKVQRLFNNTMRGFQITSIERVQNRDLWEVFQWKRDLMKKNNGGKNSKELHLFHGTDPKHVDAICRDNFDWRLCGTNGTVYGEGSYFARDAKYSHCFISHSGVRSMFVCRVLVGDYTLGNSDLRRPPPKGEGNPTFYDSCVDNVLNPSIYVVFEKHQVYPEFLIRYDDGVMHLSSSAPAPPKTVSIQSTYIVQYPTSNRIQAAAAATLSNSRVPSTSTLNPSQAATTFSNPTNSLPPSRLPKPAQTSLGFSQSAVIMKPAPSSQLVDTTLGQANWSYIPSFSKLPHKLITQASTPSRTPNTPPSTPSYTLLPQPVPPLIHALPQLVPCLIHALPQPVPPLVTHYPSQYPSHTRITPASTPLPQPVPPLVHPLPQLAPVLSRVTPASTPLVHPLPQPVPPSHTHSPSQYPLSYTHYPSRTPTTPSRTPLPQPVPPLAHSTIHQVSAPSRTLITPGTAHTRTLTRSSNPFRTLTTPASPPSRTLSRSTDTPAQAHTSSTTTTHSLPASSTSHSLSPSYSLSTPYHTPSHSSYTPTSTDSSTLLGSHHSTSTTTSDTSATITSSRVQELIKHFGGQSSTC; translated from the exons ATGAGCCTTGGATTCAGTGAAGTTCACCGTCCCTCCACAGTTTCCTCTGTGACCGAGCCCATGTGCGTACTCACCACAGAGTGGGCGTGGTTCTGGGAGGACGAGTACGGCAAATGGGTCCAGTACGCATCCATC AAAGAGATGCACAGATTGTCATCCATCACCAGTGAAGACCTTGAGAAAAGGTTCCAGGAGGATCAAAGTGCTGTGGTGAAGTTCACTGCAGGCCAGCAGTCTTATGAGCTGAGTTTCAGAG ACAtgatgcaaaaaaacaaaagatACGGTACTGTAAGGATGGTCAGGCGTCATCCTGTGTTTGTTTCAACTGCAGACAGCAG GACAAATAGAACATGCAACTCCTCTCAGAATTTCAGAGATGTTCCTGGATTTTGGGACAAGTCTGCCATACCTGACATTGGATATAAG ACAGTCACTCTCCTGAGTTCTGACAGGGACTATCAGAAGGTCCAGAGACTTTTCAACAACACCATGAGGGGCTTCCAAATCACCAGCATCGAGAGGGTCCAAAACAGGGACCTCTGGGAAGTCTTCCAGTG GAAAAGAgatttaatgaagaaaaacaatgggGGTAAAAACAGCAAGGAGCTACATCTCTTCCACGGAACGGACCCAAAACACGTAGACGCCATTTGCAGAGATAACTTCGACTGGAGGCTGTGTGGAACCAATGGAACTGTGTATGGCGAAG GGAGTTACTTTGCCAGGGATGCCAAGTACTCACACTGCTTCATCAGCCACTCAGGAGTGAGGTCCATGTTTGTTTGTCGGGTGCTTGTTGGTGACTACACACTAGGGAACTCGGACCTCCGTCGCCCCCCTCCAAAAGGCGAGGGAAATCCCACTTTCTATGACAGCTGTGTGGACAATGTCCTGAACCCATCCATATATGTGGTGTTTGAAAAGCACCAGGTGTACCCTGAGTTCCTCATCAGGTATGATGATGGCGTCATGCACTTGTCCTCTTCGGCTCCAGCTCCTCCCAAAACTGTCTCTATCCAATCCACTTACATAGTCCAATACCCAACATCCAACCGGATTCAAGCAGCAGCTGCTGCTACGCTGTCAAACTCTCGAGTTCCATCCACTTCCACTTTGAATCCATCTCAAGCAGCCACCACTTTCTCTAATCCAACCAATTCTCTTCCCCCTTCACGTCTCCCAAAACCTGCCCAAACCTCATTGGGATTCAGTCAATCTGCAGTCATCATGAAGCCAGCCCCAAGTTCTCAATTGGTGGATACCACCCTAGGCCAAGCTAATTGGTCTTACATTCCCTCATTCAGCAAACTCCCTCATAAACTTATTACCCAAGCCAGCACCCCCTCTCGTACACCCAATACCCCACCCAGCACCCCCTCTTATACACTACTACCCCAGCCAGTACCCCCTCTTATACACGCATTACCCCAGCTAGTACCCTGTCTTATACACGCGTTACCCCAGCCAGTACCCCCTCTCGTAACGCATTACCCCAGCCAGTACCCCTCTCATACACGCATTACCCCAGCCAGTACACCACTACCCCAGCCAGTACCCCCTCTCGTACACCCACTACCCCAGCTAGCCCCTGTCTTATCACGCGTTACCCCAGCCAGTACCCCTCTCGTACACCCACTACCCCAGCCAGTACCCCCCTCGCACACTCACTCCCCCAGCCAGTACCCCCTCTCGTACACCCACTACCCCTCTCGTACACCCACTACCCCCTCTCGTACACCACTACCCCAGCCAGTACCCCCTCTCGCACACTCCACGATCCATCAGGTCAGTGCCCCCTCTCGCACACTCATTACCCCTGGCACTGCCCACACTCGCACACTCACTCGCTCAAGCAACCCCTTTCGCACACTCACTACCCCTGCCAGCCCCCCTTCTCGCACACTTTCCCGTTCAACTGACACACCCGCTCAGGCTCACACCAGCTCAACGACCACTACTCACAGTCTCCCTGCCAGCAGTACCTCTCACTCACTATCCCCTTCATACTCATTGAGCACACCTTACCACACACCTTCTCACTCATCATACACCCCCACTTCCACAGACTCTTCCACGCTTTTGGGGTCTCACCACTCCACATCRACCACTACTTCTGACACATCTGCTACTATCACATCATCTAGAGTGCAGGAGTTAATTAAACATTTTGGTGGTCAAAGCTCAACCTGTTGA